A region of Staphylococcus sp. IVB6181 DNA encodes the following proteins:
- a CDS encoding ABC-2 transporter permease: MKGMIYSQYYVTKNMLILYLIFALLAGIFFTVLGNEDSANFVAIIIIAFTVTAPTDNLKNEAAANWYKYAITMPVTRKQIVLGHYAYYFITVGLGLVVALVIFAVRLMIGMNNLTQVIAALFIGISISFLLSLLYPFTYAVGSDKSNLIQMVITVLLVVIYIAFNVVTLLIGGMIYGTGEAAMHHAVFEISRTFLFLIFSFLIALGGYLFAVHKFNKQNF, translated from the coding sequence ATGAAGGGCATGATTTATAGTCAATATTATGTTACAAAAAATATGCTGATTTTATATCTGATTTTTGCTTTATTGGCAGGTATCTTTTTTACTGTTTTGGGGAATGAAGATTCCGCTAACTTTGTGGCAATCATTATTATCGCTTTTACGGTAACTGCACCGACAGATAATTTGAAAAATGAAGCCGCAGCAAATTGGTATAAGTACGCCATTACCATGCCAGTAACTCGCAAACAAATTGTACTAGGGCATTATGCGTATTACTTCATTACAGTAGGTCTCGGTTTAGTAGTCGCATTAGTCATCTTTGCGGTACGTTTAATGATAGGCATGAATAATCTGACACAAGTTATTGCAGCACTTTTTATAGGTATATCCATCAGCTTTTTGCTTTCGCTGTTATACCCGTTTACTTATGCGGTAGGATCAGATAAGTCCAATCTGATTCAGATGGTCATTACTGTACTTCTCGTTGTGATTTATATTGCCTTTAATGTCGTTACATTATTAATCGGCGGTATGATTTATGGAACTGGAGAAGCAGCTATGCATCATGCGGTATTTGAAATCAGCCGAACTTTCTTATTCTTAATCTTTTCTTTCCTTATTGCACTCGGAGGCTATCTGTTTGCGGTGCATAAATTCAATAAACAAAACTTTTAA
- a CDS encoding glycoside hydrolase family 2 TIM barrel-domain containing protein produces MTLDLHYNLDKLHVNTLPYAAYFIPKQNNPSADNTTENKVVTNLTGDWNFGFFESIEDFESSRTKAAQTLPVPSVWNLHGFDQTQYVNIKYPIPFDPPYVPKENPCGYYERTFNIDSVYDKDNQFVLNFEGVSSAYYVWINGKFVGYSQVSHSASRFDVTEFVKGGKNNIEVLVVKYSDGTYFEDQDMFRHSGIFRDVYIVERPNDRIEDFVIQTKIKTRKQTGQVHLNVTDTHGKPNYTASLYDAEGALVAEDVKSNRKGDIVINVEHAQYWSAETPYLYQLVIKTEDEIITQQVGLREVEIKKQQLWINGKSVKLRGSNYHDSNPQTGYVLTEAQMHEDLTLMKHANFNAIRTAHYPKAPRFYELADEYGFYVMSEADLETHGVVLFYGDENTKDFNIIADDPQYEAPILDRIEASIVQLRNFSSVIMWSLGNESGYGVNIEKAAKSAKDLDATRPIHYESAFYAEGGEDFSKLDMISRMYPSPEEIKERYLENKKVKQPFILCEYAHAMGNSPGGLAEYHQLLEDYPSFIGAFVWEWCDHAIDIGETDANAPVYRYGGDFGEVLHDGNFCVDGIVSPDRTPHEGYYEFQQVNRPVILTKHRNHQLTFYNRLDFINAEEVVALGFTFTTTTGEIYEEQVVLEDFKPDTETTIDLTQIADAEVLNQLSDVLVEYVRTADQTVVGHDQVVAERLQFVPGGFDAASDLKVNVDDTAHTIEVIGDQTQFVFDTTTAALTFAKADDSILLHEPTAVSIWRAPTDNDIYVRPDWEEMGYQHAYTRVYDYNIVKSEKAVSIRFDISIVNHRVPKILEGTLTWQVQNDGNIDAALRLDKDPRMPFLPRIGLEFKLAKDFERLAYYGQGPFSSYSDKQLASHLGYFVSSVKENFWPHIRPQEDGSHYNTTFVKVENNVSQLTFNAATPFSFNAKPYSDQQLTEVEHADQLVSEGYTFINIDAAQSGIGTNSCGPELPERYRLNADHYDLEFTISFN; encoded by the coding sequence TTGACTTTAGATTTACACTATAACTTAGATAAATTACATGTGAATACATTGCCATATGCAGCATACTTTATACCAAAACAAAATAATCCATCCGCTGATAATACAACTGAAAACAAAGTTGTGACAAATTTAACAGGAGATTGGAATTTCGGATTCTTCGAAAGTATTGAAGACTTTGAATCCAGCCGAACAAAAGCTGCACAAACATTGCCGGTGCCATCTGTTTGGAACTTGCATGGCTTCGATCAAACACAATATGTAAACATAAAATACCCGATTCCGTTTGATCCGCCATATGTACCAAAGGAGAATCCTTGCGGCTATTATGAACGTACTTTCAATATTGATTCAGTCTATGACAAAGACAATCAATTTGTCCTAAACTTTGAAGGGGTAAGCAGTGCATATTATGTTTGGATTAATGGCAAGTTTGTCGGTTACAGCCAAGTTTCACACAGTGCTTCTCGCTTTGATGTGACTGAATTTGTCAAAGGAGGCAAGAATAACATCGAAGTCTTAGTTGTGAAATATTCAGATGGTACGTATTTTGAAGACCAAGATATGTTCCGCCATTCAGGTATTTTCAGAGATGTTTATATTGTAGAACGTCCCAATGATCGTATTGAAGACTTTGTGATTCAAACGAAAATAAAAACAAGAAAACAAACGGGACAAGTGCATTTAAATGTGACAGATACACACGGCAAGCCGAACTACACAGCATCGCTGTATGATGCTGAAGGTGCATTAGTAGCTGAAGATGTCAAAAGCAATCGAAAAGGCGACATCGTTATCAATGTAGAGCATGCACAGTATTGGAGTGCAGAAACACCTTATCTTTATCAGCTTGTTATCAAAACAGAGGATGAAATCATTACACAACAAGTCGGATTGAGAGAAGTTGAAATTAAGAAGCAGCAGCTGTGGATTAACGGCAAATCTGTTAAATTACGCGGTTCCAACTATCATGACAGCAACCCTCAAACAGGTTATGTATTAACAGAAGCACAAATGCATGAAGATTTAACATTAATGAAACATGCGAACTTCAACGCGATTCGTACAGCACATTATCCTAAAGCACCGCGCTTCTATGAACTCGCAGATGAATACGGCTTCTATGTGATGAGTGAAGCGGACTTAGAAACACATGGTGTTGTTTTATTCTACGGTGATGAAAATACGAAAGACTTTAATATTATCGCAGATGACCCGCAATATGAAGCACCGATTTTAGACCGAATCGAAGCATCTATTGTGCAATTGCGCAACTTCTCATCTGTCATTATGTGGTCTTTAGGCAATGAATCAGGTTATGGTGTGAATATCGAAAAAGCAGCAAAATCAGCTAAAGATTTAGATGCGACACGTCCGATTCATTATGAGAGTGCCTTTTATGCTGAAGGCGGGGAAGACTTCTCTAAATTAGATATGATCAGCCGTATGTATCCGTCTCCAGAAGAAATCAAAGAACGTTATTTAGAGAATAAGAAAGTGAAACAGCCATTCATCTTATGTGAATATGCGCATGCAATGGGGAACTCTCCAGGCGGATTAGCAGAGTATCATCAATTGTTAGAAGACTATCCAAGCTTTATCGGTGCCTTTGTTTGGGAATGGTGCGATCATGCGATTGATATCGGCGAAACAGATGCAAATGCACCGGTTTATCGTTACGGCGGCGACTTCGGCGAAGTACTGCATGACGGCAACTTCTGTGTGGACGGTATTGTAAGTCCTGACAGAACACCGCATGAAGGTTATTATGAATTCCAGCAAGTGAATCGTCCGGTGATTTTAACGAAACACCGCAACCATCAACTGACATTCTATAATCGCTTAGATTTCATCAATGCTGAAGAAGTTGTTGCATTAGGCTTTACTTTCACAACGACAACAGGCGAAATCTATGAAGAACAAGTAGTGTTAGAAGATTTCAAACCAGATACAGAAACAACAATTGATTTGACACAAATTGCAGATGCAGAAGTATTAAATCAATTAAGCGATGTATTAGTAGAGTATGTACGTACAGCAGATCAAACTGTAGTCGGTCATGACCAAGTGGTTGCAGAGCGTTTGCAATTTGTACCGGGCGGATTTGACGCAGCTTCTGATTTGAAAGTCAATGTGGATGACACAGCACACACAATTGAAGTCATCGGCGACCAAACACAGTTTGTATTTGATACAACAACAGCTGCACTGACATTCGCTAAAGCAGATGACAGTATTCTGCTTCATGAACCTACCGCTGTCAGTATTTGGCGTGCACCTACAGACAATGATATTTATGTACGTCCGGATTGGGAAGAAATGGGTTACCAGCATGCTTATACACGTGTATATGATTATAATATTGTGAAGAGCGAAAAAGCTGTAAGTATCCGATTTGATATTAGTATCGTGAATCACCGTGTACCGAAAATTTTAGAAGGTACTTTGACATGGCAAGTACAAAATGATGGCAACATTGATGCAGCACTGCGCTTGGATAAAGATCCGCGTATGCCGTTCTTGCCGCGTATCGGTTTAGAATTCAAACTTGCAAAAGATTTCGAGCGTTTAGCTTATTACGGACAAGGACCTTTCAGCAGCTACAGCGATAAACAACTGGCAAGCCACTTAGGTTACTTCGTATCAAGTGTGAAAGAGAACTTCTGGCCGCATATTCGTCCGCAAGAAGACGGCAGCCATTATAATACAACGTTTGTTAAAGTTGAAAACAACGTGTCGCAACTGACATTCAATGCAGCAACTCCGTTCAGCTTCAACGCAAAACCATATTCAGATCAACAGCTGACTGAGGTAGAACATGCTGATCAATTAGTATCAGAAGGTTATACGTTTATCAATATCGATGCAGCACAAAGCGGTATCGGCACAAACAGCTGCGGACCTGAATTGCCAGAACGCTACCGTTTGAATGCAGACCATTACGACCTTGAATTTACAATCAGTTTCAACTAA
- a CDS encoding fructose-1,6-bisphosphatase yields the protein MITNERELKHKYFDLLAEKFNHEEQLASEIISLESILELPKGTEHFVSDLHGEFDSFQHVLRNGSGNVRTKVNDIFKDKLSNQEISDFTALIYYPEEKLKMVKSSFDTKEPLNRWYEKRIDQMIQMVQYSASKYTRSKLRKALPKKFVYIIEELLYKTNELENKTPYYNTLMNQIIETQQADDLIIGLSYTIQRLVVDHLHVVGDIYDRGPEPEKIVETLINYHSVDIQWGNHDAIWIGAYAGSRVCLANILRICARYDNLNIVEDAYGINLRPLLNLAEKYYGDNPAFRPKLRSDSNLSEQEQLQITKIHQAIAMIQFKLEMPIIKRRPSFEMEERLVLEHVDYDNLTYTLHGQTHELTDTCFVTVDPKDPAQLLPEEQEVIDKLLISVQESEKLKRHMTFLMDKGSLYLPYNGNLLIHGCIPIDENGKMEGMEINGEFYSGRQLLDQFEAYMRKAFRNKDVTDDLATDLVWYLWTGKYSSLFGKRAMTTFERYFIKDKATHKEEKNPYYSLREDPEVVGKLLKDFDLDPEQGHIINGHTPVKEIDGEDPIKADGKMIVIDGGFSKVYQSTTGIAGYTLLYNSYGMQLVAHQHFNTKENVLRYGADELSTKRLVDKELQRKRIRDTNTGQLIKEEISNLKELMYHRYTE from the coding sequence ATGATTACCAACGAACGTGAACTAAAACATAAATATTTTGACTTGCTTGCGGAGAAATTCAATCACGAAGAACAACTTGCATCTGAGATTATCAGCCTTGAATCTATCTTAGAATTACCAAAAGGCACAGAACACTTTGTCAGCGACTTGCATGGCGAATTCGATTCATTCCAGCATGTATTGCGCAATGGTTCTGGAAATGTCCGCACCAAAGTAAATGATATCTTCAAAGACAAATTGTCTAATCAAGAAATCAGCGACTTTACTGCTTTGATTTACTACCCTGAAGAAAAACTGAAAATGGTGAAAAGCAGCTTCGATACCAAAGAACCTTTAAATCGTTGGTATGAAAAACGTATTGACCAAATGATTCAAATGGTTCAATATTCCGCTTCTAAATATACACGCTCTAAACTGCGCAAAGCCTTGCCTAAAAAGTTTGTGTATATCATTGAAGAATTACTTTATAAAACCAATGAACTTGAAAACAAAACACCTTATTACAATACATTGATGAATCAAATCATCGAAACACAACAAGCTGATGATTTAATTATCGGTCTTTCATATACAATTCAACGTTTAGTTGTAGACCATCTGCACGTTGTCGGAGATATTTACGACCGTGGTCCTGAACCAGAGAAAATCGTAGAAACATTGATCAACTATCACTCTGTAGATATTCAATGGGGCAACCATGATGCGATTTGGATCGGTGCTTATGCAGGTTCACGCGTATGTTTAGCAAACATCTTGCGTATTTGTGCACGTTACGACAACTTGAATATTGTGGAAGATGCCTATGGTATCAACTTAAGACCGCTATTAAACTTAGCTGAGAAATATTACGGCGACAACCCTGCCTTTCGCCCTAAATTACGTTCTGATTCTAACTTATCAGAACAAGAGCAGCTTCAAATCACGAAAATCCATCAAGCGATTGCGATGATTCAATTTAAATTAGAAATGCCGATTATCAAACGCCGTCCATCATTTGAAATGGAAGAACGTCTGGTATTAGAACATGTCGACTATGATAATTTGACTTACACATTACATGGCCAAACACATGAACTGACAGATACATGTTTCGTGACAGTAGATCCGAAAGACCCAGCACAATTATTGCCAGAAGAACAAGAAGTCATTGATAAATTATTAATCTCTGTACAAGAATCTGAGAAATTAAAACGCCATATGACTTTCTTAATGGATAAAGGTTCCTTATACCTGCCATACAACGGCAACTTATTAATCCACGGCTGCATTCCGATTGATGAGAACGGTAAAATGGAAGGTATGGAAATCAACGGTGAATTTTATTCAGGACGTCAACTGTTAGACCAATTTGAAGCATATATGCGTAAAGCATTCAGAAACAAAGACGTAACAGATGACTTAGCTACTGACTTAGTTTGGTATTTATGGACTGGGAAATATTCATCCCTCTTCGGCAAACGTGCAATGACTACATTCGAACGTTACTTTATTAAAGATAAAGCAACACATAAAGAAGAGAAAAACCCATACTATTCATTACGAGAAGACCCAGAAGTTGTCGGCAAATTGCTTAAAGACTTCGACTTAGACCCTGAACAAGGCCATATCATTAACGGCCACACACCAGTCAAAGAAATCGACGGCGAAGATCCGATTAAAGCTGACGGCAAAATGATTGTCATTGACGGCGGCTTCTCTAAGGTATACCAATCAACAACAGGTATTGCTGGTTATACATTATTGTACAATTCGTATGGCATGCAGCTGGTTGCACATCAGCATTTCAATACGAAAGAAAATGTATTGCGCTATGGTGCAGATGAGCTTTCCACAAAACGTTTAGTGGACAAAGAATTACAGCGTAAACGCATCCGTGACACAAATACAGGTCAATTGATCAAAGAAGAAATCAGCAACTTAAAAGAATTGATGTACCACCGTTATACAGAATAA
- a CDS encoding MFS transporter, producing MNKNGIYLATGRIFSSIGDSIYSLTIVWYIYHLTHNTIYTGIAFLLMYTAQALHFLFGPIIKRLHKKNLLVYTQLLQFVLMCIIPIAIILKFESLFLILGVIFLVSILENIEGTTEMSIVPSLIGKQYVAKYNAMINSAQQVVNVMMTCTFSLIIVYVSVENIYLFNAFTFLLAFILFMKLNYDHSLQVINEEPAGYLIGLREGFRYFKTSVFIWITLPLALVNGVLSGVNAIIPKYAEELCNPNSYGWLIFSISCGLLIGSIVSQYFAKCKLGKLVSIASFVIFCLLSLAYFVNHIVISIIILGLSLIPLGVINMMLLTFTQTNADEKYLSRVMSISESLLFVMMPFGAILGGVAAQLWHASIVIIVAAFTFLCISLLFMLKRRLNDLPPIVKKE from the coding sequence ATGAATAAGAATGGCATATATTTAGCAACAGGAAGAATATTCTCTTCAATAGGAGATAGTATCTATAGTTTAACGATAGTGTGGTATATCTATCATTTGACTCATAATACGATATATACTGGCATAGCATTTTTATTAATGTACACTGCTCAGGCACTGCATTTTTTATTTGGACCTATAATTAAGAGGTTACATAAAAAGAATTTATTGGTTTATACACAATTACTTCAGTTTGTACTAATGTGTATCATTCCTATCGCGATTATTTTAAAATTTGAGAGTCTATTTTTAATATTGGGTGTTATATTTTTAGTGTCGATTTTAGAGAATATCGAAGGTACAACTGAAATGAGTATTGTACCGAGTCTTATTGGTAAACAATATGTAGCAAAATATAATGCAATGATTAATAGTGCCCAACAAGTAGTTAATGTTATGATGACGTGTACCTTTTCGCTTATTATTGTCTATGTTTCGGTAGAAAATATTTATTTGTTTAATGCGTTTACATTTTTACTTGCGTTTATATTATTTATGAAACTGAATTATGATCATAGTCTACAAGTGATTAATGAAGAACCTGCCGGCTATTTAATTGGTTTGAGGGAAGGATTTAGATATTTCAAAACCTCTGTTTTTATTTGGATAACCTTACCATTAGCACTGGTAAATGGAGTATTAAGCGGAGTGAATGCAATTATACCTAAATACGCTGAAGAATTATGCAATCCGAATAGCTATGGATGGTTGATATTTTCGATTTCATGCGGTTTGTTGATAGGTAGTATAGTTAGTCAATATTTTGCAAAATGTAAACTGGGGAAATTAGTTTCCATAGCTTCATTCGTTATTTTCTGTTTACTATCTTTAGCATATTTTGTAAATCATATTGTAATATCAATTATTATTTTAGGACTTTCCTTAATACCTTTAGGGGTTATTAACATGATGCTTTTAACTTTTACACAAACCAATGCAGATGAAAAGTATTTATCAAGAGTAATGTCTATTTCAGAAAGTTTGTTATTTGTTATGATGCCTTTTGGAGCAATTTTAGGAGGAGTGGCCGCGCAATTATGGCATGCCTCGATAGTAATAATAGTGGCAGCTTTTACTTTCTTATGTATTAGTCTATTATTTATGTTGAAGCGGAGATTAAACGACTTGCCGCCAATTGTAAAAAAGGAATGA
- a CDS encoding helix-turn-helix domain-containing protein, whose protein sequence is MMNIKHMTKALLDEKNFQILKVTAKDPKTTKEIASLLKLPTRNLYYAIKKLIEIDALRVVEKNTIGNMIEHKYSSQHLAEIDMSINHEHDADIFDSYLKLYLVSQQNALSLLKSDLENEPEEDSVKLILNDVELTKTQWEKFQMHVGTFFKQLEDEKDGSKDTYRISLAAYKE, encoded by the coding sequence ATGATGAATATCAAGCATATGACAAAGGCACTTTTAGATGAGAAAAATTTTCAAATATTGAAAGTGACTGCAAAGGATCCTAAAACAACTAAAGAAATAGCATCTTTATTAAAGCTTCCAACTCGCAATCTATACTATGCCATTAAGAAGTTAATTGAAATAGATGCATTGCGTGTTGTTGAGAAGAATACAATTGGGAATATGATTGAACATAAATACAGCAGTCAACATTTAGCAGAAATAGATATGAGTATTAATCATGAGCACGATGCAGATATATTCGATAGTTATTTAAAACTCTACTTAGTATCTCAGCAAAATGCATTGAGCTTGTTAAAGTCTGATTTAGAAAATGAACCAGAAGAAGATTCAGTCAAACTTATATTGAATGATGTTGAATTAACTAAGACACAATGGGAAAAATTTCAAATGCATGTCGGAACTTTTTTTAAGCAACTAGAAGATGAAAAAGATGGAT
- a CDS encoding AraC family transcriptional regulator produces MQVFWAKFKKLSYEAQVDECGMEKLYAGNGFEYTVTKPAVLHIVTQGRGTFIVDGSTYYLKEGDIFLLLKGMEVKYYSSGKIPWHYMWVGFSGSHALNYLNRSTLADDYVDQNHDTSDLFKLIFRICVLANSIITEESHDILLNQHLLELLYLLTQRYPKAIEVPEQLASQDLKVALEYFNNNFKSQRTTVDQAAKLANVSRSKLFKLFTKHFGVSPSKYLKELRMGYATHELTFTNKPIYEIASELDYAQSVPFTKAFTAHFNLSPSAYRAEKLNHKNS; encoded by the coding sequence GTGCAAGTCTTCTGGGCGAAATTTAAAAAACTGAGTTATGAAGCTCAAGTCGATGAATGCGGCATGGAAAAATTATATGCAGGCAACGGCTTTGAGTACACCGTCACCAAACCAGCTGTACTCCATATTGTCACTCAAGGCAGAGGTACGTTCATCGTTGATGGTTCAACTTATTATTTAAAAGAAGGAGATATCTTCTTACTCCTAAAAGGCATGGAAGTAAAATATTATTCTTCCGGCAAAATCCCATGGCATTATATGTGGGTCGGTTTCAGCGGATCGCATGCGCTCAATTACCTGAACCGTTCTACTTTAGCAGATGATTATGTCGATCAAAATCATGACACATCTGACTTGTTTAAGCTCATTTTCAGAATCTGTGTCCTCGCTAACAGCATTATCACAGAAGAATCTCATGATATCCTGCTTAACCAGCACTTGCTAGAGCTGTTGTACTTGCTTACGCAGCGTTATCCTAAAGCAATAGAAGTACCTGAACAACTCGCATCGCAAGATTTAAAAGTCGCATTAGAATATTTCAACAATAACTTCAAAAGTCAGCGGACGACTGTAGATCAAGCAGCGAAACTCGCTAATGTCAGCCGCAGCAAATTATTCAAACTCTTTACTAAACACTTCGGCGTTTCGCCAAGTAAATATCTTAAAGAATTGCGAATGGGCTATGCTACACATGAGCTGACCTTTACCAACAAGCCGATTTATGAAATCGCTTCGGAATTGGATTATGCACAATCTGTCCCATTCACCAAAGCATTTACTGCGCATTTCAATCTCTCTCCTTCTGCCTACCGTGCAGAGAAATTAAATCATAAAAATTCATAA
- a CDS encoding ABC transporter ATP-binding protein, giving the protein MTTLLSVQNLTKQFTDSRFFINDVSFEVNAGEIVALIGKNGSGKSTLIRMITGSYTVDSGQINFFGKQVTPKDTVYKNDIGVVFDAMNFPKKMTILKLEKVFQALYQNWDSNYFFNLIKQFELPAGQLVKDFSRGMSMKLIMAAALSHETKLLILDEATAGLDAASRDEIQEEIEKFVHQQQHGVLLTSHIAEDIERLATHLIFIKNGEIFAKIEKKDLFEHYSIVKCEQAEFDKLEYDDVLAAKEHLGEIEAVVIHNARTAQLPLQPIQHIDEVNKIILRGEYR; this is encoded by the coding sequence ATGACAACATTACTCTCAGTTCAGAATTTGACAAAACAATTTACCGACAGCCGTTTCTTTATCAACGATGTTTCATTTGAAGTGAATGCAGGGGAAATCGTTGCGCTGATTGGTAAAAATGGTTCAGGCAAATCTACATTAATTCGTATGATTACAGGCAGTTATACTGTCGACAGCGGTCAGATCAATTTCTTCGGCAAACAAGTGACACCCAAAGATACAGTTTATAAAAATGACATAGGCGTTGTCTTTGATGCGATGAACTTTCCGAAGAAGATGACTATTTTAAAATTGGAGAAAGTATTTCAAGCACTGTATCAAAACTGGGACAGCAATTACTTCTTCAATTTGATTAAACAATTTGAATTGCCGGCAGGACAACTGGTTAAAGATTTTTCAAGAGGTATGTCGATGAAGCTGATTATGGCAGCTGCTTTGTCGCATGAGACGAAGTTGTTAATCCTTGATGAAGCGACAGCGGGATTAGATGCGGCTAGTCGAGATGAGATTCAAGAGGAAATCGAAAAGTTCGTTCATCAGCAACAGCACGGTGTGCTTTTGACATCGCATATTGCGGAAGACATCGAACGATTAGCGACACATTTGATTTTTATCAAAAACGGGGAAATCTTTGCGAAAATAGAGAAGAAAGACTTATTTGAACATTATAGTATTGTAAAATGTGAACAAGCTGAATTTGATAAGTTAGAATATGATGATGTTTTAGCCGCAAAAGAACATTTAGGGGAAATAGAAGCGGTTGTCATCCATAATGCACGGACAGCACAATTGCCTCTCCAACCGATTCAGCACATTGATGAGGTCAACAAAATTATTTTGAGAGGTGAGTACCGATGA